Proteins found in one Primulina eburnea isolate SZY01 chromosome 16, ASM2296580v1, whole genome shotgun sequence genomic segment:
- the LOC140816091 gene encoding uncharacterized protein, translating to MSTRNPLSIILDQNKLTGPNYHDWFRNLNIVLNSERISYVLDKKPLKEAAPDISRTELAKLEKHWDHDLQAKSYMLASMSNELQRRIEEAVNASDIHLHLK from the coding sequence ATGTCTACTCGTAACCCTCTTTCAATCATTCTCGATCAAAACAAATTGACTGGCCCTAACTATCATGACTGGTTTCGAAACTTAAATATTGTTCTGAACTCCGAAAGGATTTCGTATGTGCTTGATAAGAAGCCACTTAAGGAGGCAGCTCCTGATATCAGTAGGACTGAATTAGCTAAGCTTGAGAAACATTGGGATCATGATCTCCAAGCTAAGAGCTACATGTTGGCTTCTATGTCGAATGAACTTCAGAGGAGGATCGAGGAGGCGGTGAATGCTTCTGACATTCACCTTCATCTGAAATAA